A genomic window from Lotus japonicus ecotype B-129 chromosome 1, LjGifu_v1.2 includes:
- the LOC130734351 gene encoding uncharacterized protein LOC130734351, whose product METRSCGGRATRRRGGGRLTGVRSQAPVGQPELEGEASSDEASVAVRSHATTVPDVQARSDAAVGSGLDLKAKLPTPEADALGDQQADTPVRAPDNVVGASSAELRQVLDTIQAVQRQNEHLQAQVEYLNQMRDLRRGQRVDAEDVVDFQPFAPVVAAVEIPEHLQTLTLDMYGGDTDPIDHLRYFNTKMVIGGATDVVKCRLLPSTFKGVAMTWFIKQPPYSISNFTDLSTKFLTQFSANQAQKATPADLFNIRQHAGERIKTYMSRFSRVSVQLEDASPDVCVAAFKNGLRCGSLNKDLTRRPAKDMMDLRARVQEFILVE is encoded by the coding sequence ATGGAGACACGTTCTTGTGGTGGGCGAGCTACCCGCCGTCGTGGTGGAGGTCGTCTTACTGGAGTCAGGAGCCAGGCTCCTGTAGGACAACCTGAGTTGGAAGGAGAAGCTTCTTCAGACGAAGCCTCGGTGGCGGTACGATCTCATGCTACCACGGTTCCAGATGTCCAGGCACGATCAGATGCGGCTGTTGGATCGGGACTGGATCTTAAAGCTAAGCTTCCCACCCCGGAAGCGGATGCTTTGGGAGATCAGCAGGCTGACACACCTGTGCGAGCACCAGACAATGTGGTAGGAGCCTCATCTGCGGAGCTCAGGCAGGTGTTGGACACTATCCAGGCGGTTCAACGTCAGAATGAACATTTACAGGCTCAGGTGGAGTACCTTAATCAAATGCGTGACTTAAGGCGTGGGCAACGTGTGGACGCTGAGGATGTGGTGGATTTTCAGCCCTTCGCGCCCGTAGTCGCCGCAGTTGAGATTCCAGAGCATTTGCAAACTCTGACTTTGGACATGTATGGGGGGGATACCGACCCAATTGATCATTTACGGTATTTTAATACTAAAATGGTCATTGGAGGGGCGACCGATGTTGTGAAGTGCAGATTGTTGCCTTCAACATTTAAGGGCGTGGCCATGACTTGGTTTATTAAACAACCTCCATATTCCATCTCCAACTTCACTGATTTGTCAACCAAGTTTCTAACACAATTCTCGGCCAATCAAGCACAAAAGGCGACCCCAGCTGATCTGTTCAATATTCGCCAGCATGCGGGCGAGCGTATTAAAACTTACATGTCTCGATTTAGTCGAGTGTCAGTGCAGTTAGAGGACGCCAGTCCGGATGTATGTGTGGCGGCCTTTAAAAATGGGCTCAGATGCGGCTCACTGAACAAAGATTTAACTAGGCGGCCTGCCAAGGATATGATGGACTTGCGTGCACGGGTACaagagtttatcttggttgaatAG
- the LOC130734362 gene encoding uncharacterized protein LOC130734362 has protein sequence MDKVFVNQVGRNMEVYVDDMIVKTVKGGAHHEDLAEAFAQIRKYNMRLNPEKCSFGILGGKFLGFMVTSRGIEVNPDKCKAIVNMKSPSNIREVQRLTGRLAALSRLLPKAGDRAATFFACLKKNTTFQWTGACEEAFQQLKELLASPPMLARPTPRIPLILYLAVTEAAVSTVLLQEENKQFKIIYFVSHTRQGAEARYLKIEKAALAILKTARRLRPYFQSFQIKVKTDIPLRQVLQKPDLSGRLVSWSVELSEYDISYEPRGQVTIQSLIDFVAELTPTEGDKENAEWVLSMDGSSNESGSGAGVSIESPDKMLIEQSLKFGFRASNNQSEYEALIAGLRLAIELGVQKLYIKGDSQLVVKQVRGEYQVKDAQLSKYLEIVQRLMQAIGHVRIEHIPRSQNERADALAKLASTGRLGNYQTVIQEVLPHPSTDMVEFKVAKAIANGEPSWMDPIIEFLSQQPQDESKNTKERRREASFYTLVGGQLYRRGIMSPMLKCVDTAKSQEIMAEVHEGVCSRHIGGQSLAVKVLRAGFYWPTVKKDCMEYVKKCSKCQVFADLHRAPPEQLTTMTAP, from the coding sequence atggacaaggttttTGTAAATCAGgtaggaagaaacatggaggtatatgtggatgacatgattgttaagaCTGTCAAAGGGGGCGCCCATCATGAAGACTTGGCGGAGGCATTTGCACAGATCCGGAAGTACAATATGAGGTTGAATCCAGAAAAATGCTCCTTTGGAATTTTAGGTGGCAAGTTTCTAGGATTCATGGTCACGTCAAGGGGGATCGAGGTTAATCCCGACAAATGCAAAGCTATAGTAAACATGAAAAGCCCATCTAATATTCGTGAAGTTCAGAGATTAACAGGACGGTTGGCGGCCTTATCTCGCCTTTTGCCAAAAGCAGGTGATAGGGCAGCGACATTCTTTGCGTGTTTGAAAAAGAATACAACTTTTCAGTGGACAGGGGCGTGCGAGGAGGCCTTCCAGCAGCTTAAGGAGTTATTAGCTTCACCCCCTATGCTAGCTAGGCCAACGCCCAGGATTCCTTTAATTCTCTACTTGGCGGTCACCGAGGCGGCGGTTAGCACAGTCTTGcttcaagaagaaaacaagCAGTTTAAAATCATATactttgttagtcacacacggCAAGGGGCGGAAGCGCGTTACCTAAAAATAGAAAAGGCAGCTCTAGCAATACTAAAGACGGCCAGGCGACTTCGGCCATACTTTCAGAGTTTCCAGATAAAGGTCAAGACAGATATTCCCTTGAggcaagttttgcaaaagcctgatttgTCAGGGCGACTAGTGAGTTGGTCGGTCGAGCTGTCGGAATATGACATTAGCTATGAACCGAGAGGACAAGTCACGATCCAGAGTCTGATTGACTTTGTGGCGGAGTTAACACCCACAGAGGGTGACAAAGAAAATGCAGAGTGGGTACTTTCGATGGATGGCTCGTCCAATGAATCAGGAAGTGGTGCAGGCGTGTCGATTGAAAGTCCGGACAAAATGCTGATTGAGCAATCACTTAAGTTTGGATTCAGGGCGAGCAATAATCAGTCTGAGTATGAAGCATTAATAGCAGGTTTGAGACTCGCCATTGAATTGGGAGTGCAAAAACTGTACATAAAGGGCGACTCTCAGTTGGTAGTGAAGCAAGTACGCGGTGAATATCAAGTGAAGGATGCACAATTGTCCAAATACCTAGAAATTGTTCAAAGGCTTATGCAGGCGATTGGACATGTAAGGATCGAGCACATACCAAGAAGTCAAAACGAGCGTGCGGATGCATTGGCTAAATTAGCCAGCACTGGGCGCCTCGGAAACTATCAAACTGTAATACAAGAAGTGTTGCCTCATCCAAGTACAGACATGGTAGAGTTCAAAGTGGCGAAGGCTATAGCAAATGGAGAACCATCTTGGATGGATCCAATCATTGAATTTTTAAGTCAGCAACCGCAGGATGAAAGCAAAAACACAAAGGAAAGAAGGCGCGAGGCTAGCTTTTATACTTTGGTGGGTGGACAGCTGTAtaggcggggaattatgtctccaATGCTTAAATGCGTGGACACTGCTAAATCTCAAGAAATAATGGCTGAGGTTCATGAGGGAGTATGCTCAAGACACATTGGGGGGCAGTCTTTGGCCGTTAAAGTCCTTAGAgcgggattctattggccaaccgTCAAGAAAGATTGCATGGAGTATGTGAAAAAGTGTTCAAAGTGTCAAGTTTTTGCCGATTTACACAGGGCACCACCAGAGCAACTCACAACAATGACCGCCCCATga